GGATGGGGAGAAGCAGGTATCATAAAAATCCCGGCAGATGATCAGTTTCGCATGCGTACCGATTTGTTGGAAGATTATTTTAAGCAGGCAACGGATGAAGGAAAACAAGTTATTGCTGTGGTCGGTTCCGCCTGTACTACGGCTACCGGTTCTTTTGATGACCTTTCTGCCATTGCCGGTTTTTGCGAAAAACACCATCTTTGGTTTCATGTAGACGGTGCCCACGGAGGAGCTTTATGTTTTTCTGAAAAATACAAGCATAAACTAAAGGGGGTGGAAAAGGCCCATTCCGTTATCATGGATTTCCACAAAATGCTGCTCACTCCGGTAGTGACCACTGCCGTAGTGTTCAGGGACAAAAAGCTGTCTTACCAGACTTTTTCTCAAAAAGCTTCTTACCTGTTCAATAAGACCGCCGAAGAAGAGTGGTTCAACCTTGGCCTGCGCACTTTTGAATGTACCAAACCTTCCTTTGCGATACAGGTGTACAGCCTCTTTCACACTTACGGGCAGGAGCTTTTTAATGAATTTGTCACCCAGGTGTGCGATGCAGGGGCCTTTTTTGGACAATTGATCGCGAAACGGGAATTTTTTGAACTGGCCGTTCAGCCGGAATGCAATATTGTTTGTTTTAGATTGGTAAAAAAAGGATGGTCTGCAGAAGCCCTGGATGAGTTGAACAGAAGCATCAGGAAAAGGCTCGTCGAAAGCGGGAAATTCTACATTGTACAAACACAGCTGAACGGAAGACAATGGTTACGCTCCACCTTGGGATCCCCCTTTACAGATGCCAGGCACCTGGAAGCGTTGTTGGATGAAATAGAAAGGCTTGGAGCGGAAAACTAGGGGTAAAAATGGATAAATTTAGGTGGTTCAAGTTGAGCGCAGTTGAACGGGGCGAAATCCCGTGCATGTAATGCCGGGGCGAAATCCCGACCGGCAGGTCGGGGTGGTTTAGATGGTTTAGAATCCAGTGAAAGCCAAATTGAAACCATTTTGGAACAACAAATATCCAACCTATTCAAAACACAGTACACCCGTCACTAATGGTTGAGGACTGGTAGAATAAGGCGATTAATTTTTATCAAATCACAATGACAAGCTGGTGGCTTCTTTCTATGGGCTATTTTTTGGGCTTAGTTTATTGAAATCCCCGTAATGATGTTTTGAGGTACGTAGGTGCCGTCTTTTTGATTAAAAATGGGCAATTCCTCAAACCAGACCGTGACATTCGTTCCTATCATTTTACTTTTTAGCGCGATAAGGGCTTCGTCTCCCTCAAAAGACCCTAACCAGACAAAGGATACCATCACTCCGTAATCCGTTTGTATGGTCAAAGTGGTCAAATCCGTGCCGGTAATGGAAGTTATTTTTCCGCTTACGGTGTTGGTTTCATCCACTGTTTCCTCAAAGTCTTCAGACAAACCGGCAATAGCCATTATGATATTGGGGCAAATGGTTGCCATTTTGGATCCAATCTTTTCTCCTACCGCTTGCATCGCCTCCTGGTCTGTTATTTCAATGTTCAGTTCTTCCTCGAACGCGGTTATATTTTTGATCAGGTGTTGGGTAAGGCAATCCGTCATGATATTCGTTATTTCATCAGAGGATTTATTTTTCAAATCTTTGGCCTCCATGCACTCACAGGTCAGTTGAGCCATTTCATCAATGATCCCCTGTGAAAGAAGGGGTAGTGTGAAAATAAAGGAAAGCAGGATAATGAAGATTCTCATAATTGTTGTTGTTTTGGATGATGTATTTGCTTAATGTACGAAGATAAAAAAGGTTTGGAAACTCCTGGATTTTAAGCCGATATTATTGGACGGAAGATTTAAGGATAAATGGTTTGTCTGCAACTAAAGCTTTCCTGGGTAATTGATCTTAAAAAAAGGTGGACCAGTTCGAACAACTGATCCACCCCTCATATAAAATCAAAACCAATTTACTTACTAAAAACGATCTGCTGGCTGATCTGCTCACCGTTGGAAGCCAATCGGAGCAAATAAACGCCTTGTGCCAGATTTGTCATGTCGGTTGTGATCATAGGAGTTTCGAGCAAGGCGATCTTTTGGCTCCATACGATCTCGCCCAGGGTATTGTATAGTTCCAGCTCTATGGGCTGATCCATATAGTTGGTCAGATCAATATTCAAAATACCTGATGTCGGGTTCGGATATACATTCAATCCTTCTTTAGTGGTGACGGAAGTTTCCATGACATCCTGATCCGGCGATGCCGCAAAAGGAATATTTCCTCCTCCGGTCGTTGGGAGGTAACTGCAATTCAGGTTCCAGTTCCAGATCACATGATGATCCGATGCCACCTCGTCTTTGCTGATGAATATTCCCGTCATGTAAGTCGTCAGGGAGGCGCCGGAATCACTTACGTTAAGTCCCTCAGGTGCATAGATGCTCAAGGTGACCACCGAGCCCTGACCTATACTGACCACATCTGATGCATAAATCACACTGGTATAACCGTCCGGATTCACCGTATTGCTCTGCCCGATGCTCATCTTGCGACGGATTCTCATTTCTGTCGGCTGATTGAAAATGATGGTGGCATCTTTTTGTGTGACCAGGTTCTTTATGAAGATCTGGGCATTGGCTATGATCAGCGTCGCCCCTGCTCCTACCGTTACATACCCGTAATTGCTTCCGGAAAGTGTCACTGTAGCATTCGCCGGTACATTGATATTGTTGAAAGCATTGTACGGATTGCTCAGGAAAGCAGGTAATGTCACGTTGAAGTTCGCATTGATAAAATTGTTCACAAAACTGCTGCCATCTACCGTCACACCGGCGGCATTCGCCCGCATGAAAGTCAGGATGGAGGAATTTTGAGAAATGACACACTCATTGGCATTTTTGACGCCCACGCCACCACCGAGCACATCGGATTCATACATCTCTAATCCCTTTCCGGAAATGATGGTATAAGCAGAAAGCAGGGTGGAAATATCCACATTCACGGTCGTCGAAACTTCAGTGGAACATCCCAGTGCATCCGTTACCACCACACTGTAGGTGCCGTTGGCCGGAGCAATAACCGTCGGGCTGTCGCCCAAACCGTCAGACCATGCAAAGGTCAGCGGATAGGTCAGCGCCTGTGGATTCAGCACATTGGCCGTCAGCACCTTGATGCCCTGGCACCAGGTCGGCAGGTTTGTCTGACTGATCGTCACTTGAGGGACCGGATTGATGGTGATGGTAAAACTACAAGATACCGATAAGCCGGCGGCATCGTAGAAAGTATAAGTGGCCGTATAAGTACCCACTGCGAAGAAGTCTCCCGGGTTGTAGTTGTTGACCGTTGAAACCACACCGCAGTTGTCATCCGCTGCAGGAGGTGTCCAGGAAACATTCTGGGCTCCGCAAAGGGTAATGTTGCCAGGACAAGGCGTGGTCAGCCATGGAGCCTGGGTATCATTAACAATAATATCAAAGGTACAAACATCCGTCAGGCCGGCTGCATCTGTGGCCGTACAGGTCACGGTAGTCGTTCCGACCGGGAAGAAATCCCCTGAAGATACCTCGGTAAGCGGGCCGCCACCTGGTGCTGGTGTTTCCACACAGAAAGGCGTCTTTTCAAAAGAAGAAAACGAACCTCCCTGGGCGAAGGTCTGTCCATTGCTGGACAGGGCGTAAGAACCACTGCCGTAGGTACAGCACATGCCGTCTCCTGCAGAGTCCTTGATCAAAAACAGATATTCCCCATCCGGAAGATTGATCGGAATGTTCAGCGTGGAACCATCCGGTTCAGATCCATAGGTGCCTCCTGAAGCGACCATAATTTCTTGCGGCAATTGCAGGATCATCCAGGACGTTTCCTGAGGATAATTATCAAAAGTCAGACTGAGATTGAGGTTGTTGGTAGCGCAGTTGCCTGAGCCGCCGCCATTGTCGCCACCGATGGTGCAGACCACGGTTACATCGCCACAATTATCCGTAGCACTGACATTGAAGGGTACATTCGCACCACAGACACCCGGATCGGTGCCTGATGATATAGGACTAATTGGGCAGGAAATGGCAGGGTCTTCATTATCATTCACAGTAATGATCAAATCACAGTAATCGAATAAACCTGACTGGTCCTGTGTCCTCCATTCTATCTTCCACGTTCCGACACCAAGGGTGATTTGCGGATCATAAGGAATGTATGGAATGTTGAACCAATCTGAAAAACTACCGATCTCCGCATTTCCGTTATCCGGATCGACTTGTATGCTTCTGAAGCCGAGGGCGACAATGGAACAATTATCATTATAGGCTGGCCAGGGAAGATCCACTAAGGCACCACATTGCCCCGGATCATTATTAACACTAAAACCAGCAGGACACTCGATACTCGGTGGAATATTATCAATCACCATGACGGTAGTTGTACATTCATCAACGGCCCCATTGATGTCAGTAACGGTAAGTGTTACAGGAATATACTGGGCCATGTCACTACAAGTATAAATGTACTCACTGAGGGTCATAGGGTATTGAAATCCACAATCAGCTGTACTGTTATCATTAATTTGATCCACCGAAAGGGAAGCGAGTCCGTCTTCATTCAGGTAAATGGTTGCTGGTTTACAAATAGCATCGGGTGGAGCACAGCAGAAAGCATTTGGGTCTGCTATAGTTACCGTTGTCATACAGGTGGTTGGGGGTGAATAAACATCATAAAAATTATCTGCTGCAGTCAAGGTAACTGATACCGTACTGCCAACGTCATCACAGTTGAAGACATTTGGAAGGACGCTTAAAGTGAAACCTCCGCATGAATAGGAACCCCCGTCAATCGCGGCAGGATTCAATATAGTGTTTCCGTCACTGGTTAGATCCACGGTTACCGGGCCTGTTTTACATACGGCCACTGCCGGTTTGTCCTCAATCACTTCTATCCGAAATCTACAATAAGTGTTATTACCCGCCAGGTCAAAGGCCCTA
This sequence is a window from Lewinellaceae bacterium. Protein-coding genes within it:
- a CDS encoding pyridoxal-dependent decarboxylase yields the protein MKSPLQKALDPSLFREQAHQLVDMLADYFEQVRKEGNMPVLDWQSPEAALAKWQQKIGEQEENPTALFEEILKDSIHIHSPQFMGHQLSPVAPLAVTANLLTDFLNNGTGIYEMGSPGSMIEFAVIRKVAQAMGLPEESEGFITSGGTLANLTALLAARSFMAKNNVWQEGSTQGLAIMVTEQAHYSVDRAVRIMGWGEAGIIKIPADDQFRMRTDLLEDYFKQATDEGKQVIAVVGSACTTATGSFDDLSAIAGFCEKHHLWFHVDGAHGGALCFSEKYKHKLKGVEKAHSVIMDFHKMLLTPVVTTAVVFRDKKLSYQTFSQKASYLFNKTAEEEWFNLGLRTFECTKPSFAIQVYSLFHTYGQELFNEFVTQVCDAGAFFGQLIAKREFFELAVQPECNIVCFRLVKKGWSAEALDELNRSIRKRLVESGKFYIVQTQLNGRQWLRSTLGSPFTDARHLEALLDEIERLGAEN